From Pseudomonadota bacterium, a single genomic window includes:
- a CDS encoding LysR family transcriptional regulator, with protein sequence MNRFDDLEAFVAVVEAGSITQAADRLGIAKSAVSRRLTGLEQRLGAELIRRTTRRLNLTDTGQGFYDQAARILADLDEAESAVAQSQGELRGRLKVALPLSFGLRHMAEPIGEFARMHPKVSFDLDLNDRRVDLLEEGADLALRISHLEDSTMIARRLFDARTVIVASPSYLAERGVPTSPEELTSHRCLVYSNLAHPNRWKCRDADGVPITVEVNPWMAASSGDLICALAAEGRGIAMQPTFIAGAAVASGELVPLLTEYQWPATPAWAVYPPTRHLSHRVRAFIDFLAETFARTPVWDRHCGSA encoded by the coding sequence ATGAATCGATTCGACGATCTCGAAGCGTTTGTGGCGGTGGTGGAAGCCGGCAGCATCACGCAGGCAGCGGATCGCTTGGGCATCGCAAAGTCGGCCGTCAGTCGTCGGCTCACCGGACTCGAGCAACGTCTTGGCGCTGAGCTCATTCGCCGGACTACGCGGCGGCTGAATCTCACGGACACCGGGCAGGGGTTTTACGATCAGGCCGCCCGCATCCTGGCCGACCTGGACGAAGCGGAATCGGCAGTGGCGCAGTCCCAGGGTGAGCTGCGTGGCCGACTCAAGGTAGCACTGCCGCTATCGTTCGGTTTGAGGCACATGGCTGAACCCATTGGTGAGTTCGCGCGCATGCATCCAAAGGTGAGCTTCGACCTCGATCTGAATGACAGGCGCGTCGATCTGCTCGAGGAAGGGGCAGACCTGGCCCTGCGGATCAGCCATCTTGAAGATTCGACGATGATTGCGCGGCGCCTGTTTGACGCGCGGACCGTGATTGTGGCCTCGCCCAGCTACCTCGCGGAACGCGGCGTGCCAACCTCGCCTGAAGAACTGACTAGTCATCGGTGCCTCGTTTACAGCAACCTGGCGCACCCCAATCGCTGGAAGTGCCGGGACGCTGACGGTGTCCCGATCACCGTAGAGGTCAATCCCTGGATGGCGGCCTCCAGCGGAGACCTGATCTGCGCCCTGGCGGCGGAGGGGCGGGGTATTGCGATGCAGCCAACCTTCATTGCGGGCGCTGCCGTAGCGAGCGGCGAGCTGGTGCCCCTGCTGACGGAATACCAATGGCCGGCAACGCCGGCGTGGGCCGTCTACCCCCCGACTCGGCACCTATCTCATCGGGTTCGCGCGTTCATCGATTTTCTAGCCGAAACGTTTGCCCGTACACCCGTCTGGGATCGCCACTGCGGAAGCGCCTGA
- a CDS encoding NAD(P)H-dependent oxidoreductase, whose product MTHSLNILEVSASGRRGDSVSRQLTADVVGALEDRYSGASVVRRDLNEGIGFVDESWIAANFTNAEDRTQSQRDRLAESDALVAELAAADVIVIGAPIYNFGVPATLKAWIDQVARARLTFRYTENGPVGLLKGKKAYVVVASGGVPVDAAVDFATPYLRHALAFLGIQDVEVIAADQLNSRGADAISEARRDIAQRIHTSPSLNSATA is encoded by the coding sequence ATGACCCACTCACTCAACATTCTGGAAGTCAGCGCAAGCGGCCGCCGCGGCGACTCTGTCAGCCGGCAGCTGACCGCAGACGTGGTTGGCGCACTCGAGGATCGCTACAGCGGCGCCTCAGTTGTGCGACGAGACCTCAATGAGGGCATCGGCTTTGTGGACGAAAGCTGGATCGCCGCTAACTTTACGAACGCAGAAGATCGGACCCAATCGCAGCGTGATCGGCTCGCCGAATCTGACGCACTCGTCGCGGAGCTAGCGGCGGCGGACGTGATTGTGATCGGTGCCCCGATCTACAACTTTGGCGTGCCGGCAACGCTCAAGGCTTGGATCGATCAAGTCGCCAGAGCTCGGCTGACGTTCCGGTACACCGAAAACGGTCCGGTGGGACTGTTGAAGGGCAAGAAAGCCTATGTCGTCGTCGCCTCCGGCGGCGTACCGGTCGACGCTGCCGTCGATTTTGCCACTCCCTATCTGCGTCACGCGCTCGCCTTCCTGGGTATTCAGGATGTCGAAGTAATCGCCGCAGATCAGCTCAATAGCCGCGGCGCTGACGCGATCAGTGAGGCTCGACGCGACATCGCCCAACGAATCCACACCTCGCCGAGCCTCAACAGCGCGACTGCTTAA
- a CDS encoding FAD-dependent monooxygenase, producing the protein MHSPLGIGDDDFPSHNRWEQALKASHPRIAIIGAGIGGLTAAVALRQRGFDCSVYEQAAELGEVGAGLTINARASLVLEALGLGPGLEALEPPTPSLGALHFETGKRLSYEQRDLDAYRERYGSVTRHVHRADLHRLLLEALPGDWLRPAHELTGVDETPERVVLQFANGEGAEYDLLMACDGLKSTVRQLMFSAEPAHFTGYVAWRGLVPSRALPDLTFDPHFAAFASPDKLFARYPVRHGSLINYVAIARKPDFTTESWHSSAEVSEVLAEFHGWHQDVVEIISATPSQRCMRWALYTRQPLDRWVTRRMALLGDAAHPMTPFYGMGANLAIEDGYILARCLEACPDDSTEGLARYERARLPRGQLMQRISLERAERYMSDDPAERSKPPAAGLDQVMEYNPITVEI; encoded by the coding sequence CTGCACAGCCCACTAGGAATCGGTGACGACGACTTTCCCTCACATAACCGCTGGGAGCAGGCGCTGAAAGCAAGCCACCCAAGAATTGCGATCATCGGTGCTGGCATCGGTGGGTTGACGGCGGCCGTTGCGTTGCGTCAGCGGGGATTCGACTGTTCGGTGTATGAACAGGCGGCGGAGCTCGGAGAAGTGGGTGCCGGCCTGACGATCAACGCTCGCGCCAGCCTAGTGCTCGAGGCCCTGGGTTTGGGGCCAGGGCTTGAGGCGCTAGAGCCGCCCACACCGAGCCTGGGTGCCTTGCACTTTGAGACCGGGAAGAGGCTGAGCTACGAACAACGCGATCTCGACGCCTATCGTGAGCGATACGGCTCGGTCACCCGGCATGTGCATCGCGCGGACTTACACCGGCTGCTGCTGGAGGCCTTGCCCGGGGACTGGTTGCGCCCAGCGCACGAGTTAACTGGCGTTGACGAAACGCCCGAGCGTGTGGTGCTCCAGTTTGCGAACGGCGAGGGCGCCGAGTATGACCTCCTGATGGCTTGCGATGGTCTGAAGTCCACCGTTCGCCAGCTGATGTTTAGCGCGGAACCTGCCCACTTCACCGGCTATGTGGCCTGGCGCGGTCTGGTGCCGAGTCGGGCTCTGCCGGATCTCACGTTCGATCCACACTTTGCCGCGTTTGCATCGCCCGACAAGCTCTTTGCCCGTTATCCGGTGCGTCACGGCTCGCTCATTAACTACGTCGCCATTGCCCGCAAACCCGATTTCACCACCGAAAGCTGGCATAGCAGCGCAGAGGTTTCTGAGGTGCTGGCGGAGTTCCACGGCTGGCACCAGGACGTGGTGGAAATCATCAGCGCCACGCCTTCTCAGCGGTGCATGCGTTGGGCCCTCTACACGCGACAGCCGCTGGACCGCTGGGTGACCCGCCGCATGGCGCTACTCGGCGATGCCGCACACCCGATGACGCCGTTCTACGGCATGGGCGCCAACCTAGCGATCGAAGATGGATACATCCTGGCAAGGTGTCTGGAAGCCTGCCCGGATGATTCGACCGAGGGCCTCGCCCGGTATGAGCGAGCCCGTTTGCCTCGCGGACAGCTGATGCAACGGATCAGCCTGGAACGGGCCGAACGCTACATGAGTGACGATCCGGCGGAGCGAAGTAAACCACCCGCGGCGGGGCTGGACCAGGTGATGGAGTACAACCCCATCACCGTCGAAATCTGA
- a CDS encoding NAD(P)H-dependent oxidoreductase translates to MPTALIINAHHPSDFSSGRLNRSLAEKAGSFLEQKGYELQHTDVLKDWDIPTELEKHQWADVVFLQSPVNWMCIPWRFKQYMDDVYSAGMSGQLCDGDGRSRSDASKQYGSGGTLAGTRYMMSLTLNAPAEAFDDSDQFLFQGKSIDDLFFPMHMNFRFFDMEPLPTFACFDVLKNPNIESDFERFHEHLSTHF, encoded by the coding sequence ATGCCTACGGCACTTATCATTAATGCCCACCATCCGAGTGACTTTTCCAGCGGCAGGCTCAACCGATCGCTGGCGGAGAAAGCCGGTAGCTTTCTCGAACAAAAGGGCTACGAGCTCCAGCACACCGACGTGCTCAAGGATTGGGACATCCCGACGGAACTGGAGAAACACCAGTGGGCTGACGTCGTTTTCCTGCAGTCACCGGTCAACTGGATGTGTATTCCGTGGCGTTTTAAGCAATATATGGATGACGTCTACAGTGCCGGTATGTCCGGGCAACTCTGCGACGGTGACGGTCGGTCTCGATCCGATGCTTCCAAGCAGTACGGTTCTGGCGGGACTCTGGCCGGCACGCGCTACATGATGTCCTTGACCCTCAACGCGCCCGCTGAAGCTTTTGATGATTCAGATCAATTTCTGTTTCAGGGCAAGAGCATCGATGATCTGTTTTTTCCGATGCACATGAATTTTCGCTTCTTCGACATGGAGCCGTTGCCCACCTTCGCTTGCTTTGACGTTTTGAAGAATCCGAACATCGAAAGCGACTTTGAGCGGTTTCACGAACACCTGTCGACCCACTTCTGA
- a CDS encoding FHA domain-containing protein, whose protein sequence is MKAQGPNRLIAELTRRGVIKVVGSYLVLLWLLAQGFADLFPAFGFPPWSVRAFVFAGIGLTPVVFFLAWRYDLTARGIVRDVKDQPQETPPSEPARNREREREHKAEVGFIEAAWTEEHGDGTNAQFFSELVVGRDAGVDIRLNDRLVSRRHAIIFPERGSWYINDLGSSNGTFVNGERVTKARLPTHSTVRFHEEGPSITLKIRFLEETLSTPAANSSIRPS, encoded by the coding sequence GTGAAAGCGCAGGGTCCCAATCGGCTGATCGCCGAGCTCACAAGACGAGGCGTCATCAAGGTGGTTGGGAGCTATCTCGTCTTGCTGTGGCTCCTGGCCCAAGGCTTTGCTGATCTATTCCCCGCCTTCGGCTTTCCGCCCTGGTCCGTCCGCGCGTTTGTCTTCGCCGGCATTGGGCTGACGCCCGTCGTATTTTTTCTGGCCTGGCGCTATGACCTGACGGCCCGCGGGATCGTTCGGGACGTGAAGGACCAACCGCAGGAAACGCCGCCCAGCGAGCCAGCGCGCAACCGGGAACGGGAGCGAGAGCACAAAGCTGAGGTGGGGTTTATCGAGGCGGCCTGGACCGAGGAACACGGCGATGGGACCAACGCCCAGTTTTTCTCGGAGCTGGTGGTGGGGCGCGACGCGGGCGTCGACATCCGCCTAAACGACCGCCTGGTGAGCCGCCGCCATGCAATCATTTTTCCCGAGCGCGGCAGCTGGTATATCAACGACCTGGGCAGCTCCAACGGAACCTTTGTCAACGGTGAGCGCGTGACCAAGGCCCGACTCCCGACTCATTCGACTGTTCGCTTTCACGAGGAAGGTCCGAGCATTACCCTCAAGATCCGGTTTCTGGAAGAAACGCTTTCAACACCGGCGGCAAACAGCAGCATCCGGCCCAGCTGA
- a CDS encoding glutathione S-transferase family protein — translation MGLLVDGEWKDQWYDTESTGGRFKRQEQAFRSWITADGSPGPSGEGGYAAAPDRYHLYVGLACPWAHRTLIMRALKGLEDFLPYSVVHWHMADSGWTFAEGEGVVADPINGAEFLHQVYTAADSDFTGRVTVPILWDKQTGSIVSNESSEIIRILNTAFDDLGAAAGDYYPEEHRSEIDQINERVYATLNNGVYKSGFATTQEAYEENVFPLFETLDWLEELLANRRYLVGSRFTEADIRLFTTLIRFDPVYVGHFKCNLRRLIDYPNLWAYTREIFQHPKIRPTVNFEHIKKHYYVSHPSVNPTRIVPAGPTLVYDEPHNRERLPGEPISSSA, via the coding sequence ATGGGCCTTTTGGTGGACGGCGAATGGAAGGATCAGTGGTACGACACTGAATCAACCGGTGGTCGGTTCAAGCGCCAGGAGCAGGCTTTTCGAAGCTGGATCACGGCGGATGGATCGCCTGGGCCGTCCGGCGAGGGCGGCTATGCGGCGGCACCCGATCGCTACCACCTCTATGTGGGGCTCGCCTGCCCGTGGGCTCACCGCACGCTCATAATGCGAGCGCTCAAGGGGCTGGAGGACTTCTTGCCCTATTCCGTGGTTCATTGGCATATGGCCGATTCTGGCTGGACATTTGCTGAGGGAGAAGGTGTCGTGGCCGATCCCATCAACGGCGCCGAGTTTTTGCATCAGGTCTATACCGCCGCGGATTCTGACTTCACCGGTCGCGTCACGGTACCGATTCTATGGGACAAACAGACGGGCTCGATCGTTAGCAACGAGTCGTCGGAGATCATTCGCATCCTTAATACGGCCTTCGACGATCTCGGCGCAGCGGCGGGTGATTACTATCCGGAAGAGCATCGCAGCGAAATCGACCAGATTAACGAGCGGGTCTACGCGACGCTCAACAACGGCGTTTACAAATCCGGCTTTGCGACCACGCAGGAGGCCTACGAAGAGAACGTTTTCCCGCTTTTTGAGACGCTGGATTGGCTGGAAGAGCTGCTGGCAAATCGACGCTATCTGGTCGGCAGCCGTTTCACCGAGGCCGATATCCGGCTGTTCACCACGCTGATTCGTTTTGATCCCGTCTATGTTGGGCACTTCAAATGCAACCTGCGGCGCCTCATCGATTACCCGAACCTCTGGGCGTACACGCGCGAAATCTTCCAGCACCCAAAGATCCGCCCCACCGTCAATTTTGAGCACATCAAAAAGCACTACTACGTGAGTCATCCAAGCGTAAACCCAACCCGTATTGTGCCGGCCGGGCCGACGTTGGTTTATGACGAACCGCATAACCGAGAGCGACTGCCGGGGGAGCCGATCAGCTCGTCAGCGTGA
- a CDS encoding redoxin domain-containing protein has translation MKTEKLHAGAAFPRLRVQSPEGETIDISKPTGKADWQMVVVYRGRHCPLCTKFLNNLAGFRERLQVIGVDVAAVSADSAAQLEEHQSRLDVNFPLFHGLTLEQMQELGLYISIPRSEQETDHNFAEPGLFVINGDGELQVADESNNPFARPDLETLVSGLEWIRKPENNYPIRGTYS, from the coding sequence ATGAAAACCGAAAAACTTCACGCCGGCGCTGCGTTTCCAAGGCTTCGGGTGCAAAGCCCAGAGGGCGAGACGATCGACATCAGCAAACCGACCGGCAAAGCGGACTGGCAGATGGTGGTGGTCTATCGAGGTCGTCACTGCCCGCTTTGCACCAAATTTCTGAACAATCTGGCGGGTTTCCGTGAGCGTTTGCAGGTTATTGGCGTTGATGTGGCGGCGGTGTCAGCAGACAGCGCGGCGCAGCTTGAGGAGCATCAGTCTCGCCTCGACGTCAACTTCCCGCTGTTCCACGGACTGACGCTTGAGCAGATGCAGGAGCTCGGTCTCTATATTTCCATTCCACGCTCCGAACAGGAGACCGACCACAACTTTGCGGAGCCAGGTCTGTTCGTCATCAACGGAGACGGCGAGCTGCAGGTCGCGGACGAGTCGAATAACCCATTTGCAAGACCCGACCTTGAGACGCTCGTGTCAGGCCTCGAGTGGATCCGAAAGCCGGAGAATAACTACCCGATTCGCGGCACCTACAGCTAG
- a CDS encoding SDR family oxidoreductase, translating to MILITGATGRVGGAASAALSREGTAHRVLVRDPGKFTAADGAAVEVVRGAMENPDELREALRGTTGALLVMGNHPSQPTLEKQFASLAAEAGVKHLVKVSSMEAGPESVAAFPKQHFETEEHIRSLDVDWTFLQPNFFMQNLLMYAGSITGAGVFALPLGMARTAPVDTRDVGAVAAAVLSSDQWRNQALRLTGPELMHFEQVADVMSTVLGKPIKYVAQSPEAFREVLSGFVHEPWQLNGVCELFAEIANGSLDERTDTVKQVLGRDPISLARFAADHTTVFT from the coding sequence ATGATTTTGATTACCGGCGCAACCGGACGCGTTGGCGGTGCCGCCAGCGCCGCGCTCTCCCGGGAGGGAACTGCCCATCGAGTGTTGGTCCGAGATCCCGGCAAATTCACTGCGGCTGACGGCGCGGCGGTGGAAGTGGTTCGCGGCGCTATGGAGAATCCGGACGAGCTTCGCGAGGCGCTGCGGGGCACCACCGGGGCCCTGCTGGTCATGGGCAATCATCCGAGCCAGCCAACGCTGGAAAAACAGTTTGCCAGCCTGGCGGCCGAAGCAGGGGTGAAGCACCTCGTCAAAGTCTCTTCGATGGAAGCGGGGCCTGAGTCAGTTGCGGCATTTCCGAAACAGCACTTTGAAACGGAAGAACATATCCGTTCTTTGGATGTGGACTGGACCTTTCTACAGCCCAACTTCTTCATGCAAAACCTGCTGATGTACGCCGGTTCGATCACCGGCGCCGGCGTGTTCGCACTACCGTTGGGTATGGCGCGGACTGCTCCGGTTGATACGCGAGACGTCGGCGCCGTGGCTGCCGCCGTGCTCTCCAGTGACCAGTGGCGAAACCAGGCGCTGCGGCTCACGGGCCCCGAACTCATGCACTTCGAGCAGGTCGCGGACGTGATGTCGACCGTGCTGGGCAAGCCGATCAAATATGTGGCGCAATCGCCGGAAGCGTTTCGCGAGGTGCTGTCAGGCTTTGTGCACGAACCCTGGCAGCTCAACGGCGTATGTGAGCTGTTCGCCGAGATTGCGAATGGCTCGCTGGACGAGAGAACTGATACCGTCAAACAGGTGCTCGGCCGCGACCCGATCAGCCTGGCACGCTTTGCCGCTGACCATACGACGGTATTCACCTGA
- a CDS encoding cyclase family protein, which translates to MNKSSALSLFCTALLTTLSGCASDTAVDTAVDSEQSITMKSASMVPAGPWPDGDQRGMANTLGAGTWSRCAHYLADGGAQSYELSHVRSNEMTQSPFGVPLQYEFRPTVGIPGTKHAFNGEQIATGEPGAQGTQMDALGHFAFLDTPWDGSEPFPADGASYYSGYSQQDVKPTADSPLLKLGIEQVPPIVTSAVLLDARSHLGGGDALKAGQLITADDIQAMLEAQGLGWRGLMAGDVLYIYTGWSDIWDTDEYYTKGPGISYDAAQLIEDSKVVLVALDNPFTDPVNEGALAGQAGPPEGTPPGLPFAIHHYNLTQSGIHQIQNMKLDELAEDQVWLSCTMILPLRSQGGSGSPVRPVAIGASRG; encoded by the coding sequence ATGAATAAATCCTCCGCCCTTTCGCTTTTCTGCACCGCTCTGCTGACAACGCTGAGCGGCTGCGCCAGCGACACCGCTGTCGACACTGCAGTCGACAGCGAGCAGTCCATCACGATGAAGTCTGCGTCCATGGTGCCCGCCGGCCCCTGGCCAGACGGGGATCAGCGGGGGATGGCCAACACGCTGGGCGCAGGCACCTGGTCGCGTTGCGCACACTATCTGGCGGATGGGGGCGCTCAGTCCTACGAGCTGTCTCACGTTCGATCCAATGAGATGACGCAGTCGCCCTTCGGCGTTCCGCTGCAGTATGAGTTCCGACCCACCGTCGGTATTCCCGGGACCAAACACGCATTCAACGGCGAACAGATCGCAACCGGAGAGCCGGGCGCGCAGGGCACCCAGATGGACGCACTGGGACACTTTGCTTTTCTCGACACGCCCTGGGACGGCAGCGAACCGTTTCCCGCCGACGGCGCCAGCTATTATAGCGGTTACAGCCAGCAGGACGTGAAGCCCACAGCGGACTCGCCGCTGCTTAAGCTCGGCATCGAGCAGGTGCCGCCGATTGTCACCAGTGCGGTGCTGCTGGACGCTCGCTCGCACCTCGGCGGCGGCGACGCCCTCAAAGCGGGGCAGCTGATTACCGCTGACGATATCCAGGCGATGCTCGAAGCCCAGGGCCTGGGATGGCGGGGTTTGATGGCAGGAGACGTGCTTTATATCTATACCGGATGGAGCGATATCTGGGATACCGACGAGTATTACACCAAAGGCCCGGGTATCTCTTACGACGCAGCCCAGCTCATCGAAGACAGCAAGGTGGTGCTGGTCGCGCTGGACAATCCGTTTACCGACCCGGTGAACGAAGGTGCTCTGGCGGGCCAGGCCGGCCCGCCCGAAGGCACGCCACCTGGCCTGCCGTTTGCCATCCACCATTACAACCTGACCCAGTCGGGTATCCACCAGATTCAAAACATGAAGCTGGACGAGCTGGCCGAGGACCAAGTATGGCTGTCCTGCACCATGATCCTGCCGCTGCGCTCACAGGGCGGTTCAGGCTCTCCAGTGCGCCCCGTGGCAATCGGCGCGTCACGAGGTTAG
- a CDS encoding HDOD domain-containing protein has translation MNAHAPASVLAETLNHLPALPEVASEILTRLNDEFVTGKQVAEVVGKDPGISARLVALANSAYFGLSEPVGNLEQVVNRVLGVDNVRSLALALAAGHVLDTSSCDGFNTRRFWENALLMADATARIVADEKKATQADKDLAYQTGLCHNIGLLALAALKPEMTSDILSLRDAEPDAKKALAPLLRAAFGVDHRELTHAVACAWKLPEASVLAFEPVSTSSSMLHYALDVARMAVADPIEPTVAPDQQDDRLSVAEAIAPSARYRQRVAAMVEGISAD, from the coding sequence ATGAACGCGCATGCACCCGCCAGCGTCCTGGCTGAAACCCTGAACCATTTACCCGCACTCCCGGAGGTGGCAAGCGAGATTCTGACTCGCCTCAACGACGAGTTCGTGACCGGCAAGCAGGTGGCAGAAGTGGTGGGCAAAGATCCGGGCATCTCCGCCCGGCTGGTGGCGTTGGCCAACTCTGCCTATTTTGGACTGAGTGAACCGGTCGGCAACCTGGAGCAGGTTGTTAACCGGGTGCTGGGCGTCGACAACGTGCGCTCCCTTGCCCTGGCGCTGGCCGCCGGTCACGTGCTGGATACGTCCAGCTGTGACGGTTTCAACACGCGGCGGTTTTGGGAGAATGCGCTGCTCATGGCCGACGCCACGGCCCGGATCGTCGCCGACGAGAAGAAAGCGACGCAGGCTGACAAAGATCTTGCGTATCAGACCGGCCTCTGCCACAACATCGGGCTGCTGGCGCTTGCGGCACTGAAGCCGGAAATGACCAGCGACATTCTCAGCCTTCGGGACGCGGAACCCGACGCTAAAAAGGCCTTGGCTCCGCTGCTGCGAGCGGCTTTTGGCGTCGATCACCGCGAGCTCACTCATGCAGTCGCCTGCGCCTGGAAGCTGCCGGAGGCCTCGGTGCTGGCTTTTGAGCCCGTTTCCACATCTTCGTCGATGCTGCATTACGCCCTGGATGTGGCCCGCATGGCGGTCGCCGATCCCATCGAGCCAACGGTTGCGCCCGACCAGCAGGATGACCGTCTGTCCGTGGCCGAGGCGATTGCGCCGTCAGCGCGCTACCGTCAGCGCGTCGCCGCGATGGTAGAGGGCATAAGCGCAGACTAA
- a CDS encoding DNA-3-methyladenine glycosylase 2 family protein, translating into MTNRITESDCRGSRSARQRERTKLTALAFTMAAMEFKLNTPPSYDFFESTRLLRTGGGDPTLRRENDGLWRCAWVEGEAVTVRVRVAGEGGLAVEAHGDGASAAQSVLPLWLGFADTDDEMPPHRLLDRLRKAHAGLMLANAANVYESLLVTTLQQRVTWNEAAFAWRRLCEALGEPAPGPAGLTLPPTPRALGRTSVSQLMRFGMARAQAKTLLEVAFAASRLEKARILPTDEAMALLQCIPGIGPWTAASALGMRLGRPDPIILKDLHLPNTVCWALAGEARGTDERMVELLSPFAGQAFRVVRLLMAARIAAPRRGPRREVVFGWR; encoded by the coding sequence ATGACGAACCGCATAACCGAGAGCGACTGCCGGGGGAGCCGATCAGCTCGTCAGCGTGAACGGACGAAGCTGACCGCACTCGCGTTTACTATGGCGGCCATGGAGTTCAAGCTAAACACGCCGCCGAGCTACGATTTTTTTGAATCGACTCGGTTGCTGCGCACCGGTGGCGGCGACCCGACTCTGCGACGAGAAAACGACGGGCTTTGGCGCTGCGCTTGGGTTGAAGGTGAGGCGGTGACAGTCCGTGTTCGCGTGGCAGGCGAGGGAGGTCTGGCGGTTGAGGCCCACGGCGATGGGGCATCGGCGGCGCAGTCGGTGCTGCCGCTATGGCTGGGGTTTGCCGATACGGATGATGAGATGCCGCCGCACCGGCTGCTCGATCGCCTTCGCAAAGCGCACGCCGGACTTATGCTGGCCAACGCGGCAAACGTCTATGAATCGCTGCTGGTGACCACTCTGCAGCAGCGGGTCACGTGGAACGAAGCGGCTTTCGCCTGGCGACGCCTCTGCGAAGCACTCGGTGAACCGGCGCCAGGCCCTGCCGGGCTGACCCTTCCGCCAACCCCCAGAGCGCTGGGCCGAACCAGCGTCAGCCAGCTGATGCGTTTTGGTATGGCGAGAGCCCAGGCCAAAACATTGCTCGAAGTCGCTTTTGCCGCCAGCCGGCTCGAAAAGGCTCGAATCCTGCCAACGGACGAGGCGATGGCGCTCCTTCAATGTATTCCGGGGATAGGCCCCTGGACCGCCGCGTCTGCGCTCGGGATGCGACTGGGGCGACCCGATCCGATCATCCTCAAGGACTTGCATCTGCCCAATACGGTCTGCTGGGCTTTGGCGGGTGAGGCGCGCGGAACAGATGAACGGATGGTAGAGCTGCTTTCGCCATTTGCCGGCCAGGCGTTTCGCGTAGTACGCCTGCTGATGGCCGCCAGAATCGCCGCACCACGCCGCGGCCCACGAAGAGAAGTCGTATTTGGCTGGCGTTAG
- a CDS encoding DoxX family protein: protein MNNQSQYAATILRVAVGAMFLAHGLLKLLVFTLPGTAQFFDSVGFPSALAYVVTFAEIGGGVLLLAGVYVRAVNLALLPVLLGATIVHWSAGWVFSNPNGGWEYPAFLIAASLASALLGPGRFALKVPSFSAGNAQPNAA, encoded by the coding sequence ATGAACAACCAATCTCAATACGCGGCCACCATTCTTCGCGTCGCCGTCGGCGCCATGTTTCTGGCCCACGGGCTGCTCAAGCTGCTCGTCTTTACGCTGCCGGGCACCGCTCAGTTCTTCGATTCCGTCGGCTTCCCCAGCGCGCTCGCCTACGTCGTAACGTTTGCTGAGATCGGCGGAGGTGTCCTGCTGCTGGCCGGCGTTTACGTTCGCGCGGTCAATCTCGCGCTGCTGCCAGTCTTGCTGGGCGCCACCATCGTCCACTGGAGTGCCGGCTGGGTATTCAGCAACCCCAACGGTGGCTGGGAGTATCCGGCATTCCTGATCGCAGCAAGCCTCGCCTCAGCGCTGCTGGGCCCCGGCAGGTTTGCGCTGAAGGTGCCGAGCTTTTCCGCTGGAAACGCGCAGCCGAACGCGGCCTAA